One window of the Nicotiana tabacum cultivar K326 chromosome 4, ASM71507v2, whole genome shotgun sequence genome contains the following:
- the LOC142179911 gene encoding secreted RxLR effector protein 161-like has translation MEKCSSSPVPIQKGDKFSLYQCPKNKLERMQMKDIPYASIFGSLMYAQTCTRSDISFAIGMLGRYQSNLGMDHWRAAKKVLRYLQGTNDYMLTYRRSDHLDMIEYSDSDYAGCLDTRKSTFGYLFLLAGGAIS, from the coding sequence ATGGAAAAATGCTCATCAAGTCCCGTTCCAATTCAGAAAGGAGATAAATTTAGTCTCTATCAATGTCCAAAGAATAAATTGGAGCGTATGCAAATGAAAGATATTCCTTATGCATCTATATTTGGGAGTTTAATGTATGCCCAGACATGTACAAGGTCAGATATTAGTTTTGCTATTGGAATGCTGGGTAGATATCAAAGTAATCTAGGAATGGACCACTGGAGGGCTGCAAAGAAAGTGTTGCGATACTTGCAAGGAACGAATGATTATATGCTCACTTATAGAAGATCTGATCATCTTGACATGATTGAATATTCAGATTCAGATTATGCTGGTTGTTTGGATACAAGAAAATCCACTTTTGGTTATTTGTTCCTGTTAGCCGGAGGAGCAATATCATGA
- the LOC107759324 gene encoding F-box protein At1g20360-like, translating to MELNDDLVVEIISYLPLKLAVRCKVLNKNFNSWISDPKFSQTLLQHQNISTLLLYSSSDRSSQHFHKIFINPIVTTEYKTTLPVNVDVVASSKGLLLLNFGEVVGFCVFNPLTGAHQLIPYPKPTKDYRTRIGNACLAVDYPTSDQYKLVTIGQLGGKEGGYKFQVFSSEGSDGMWHKFQLRMDLSNTFSNFLSCNPVYVNDSVHWLRNDGRVVAFNTKREEATVLDLPEFINHHDPIHGTIKPRFDTWLGIAQGLLTLICLFKKSTVIASYDYVTNNWRVTHTSANFIKGVSRFRHNFGFPIWIDNKQVLFLLDRRHVKEVRHLYEYDSEMNRYKIAAVLDKDDRVTLYRLPAFSPTLASVHKTLSAVTVTVDLKHLSAITATLDELKRFITEGTC from the coding sequence atGGAACTGAATGATGATTTAGTTGTGGAGATCATCTCCTACTTACCTTTGAAGCTTGCAGTTCGATGTAAAGTTCTAAACAAGAATTTCAATAGTTGGATTTCTGATCCTAAATTTTCTCAAACTTTGCTCCAACATCAAAACATCTCTACACTACTCCTCTATTCTTCATCAGATCGTTCATCCCAGCACTTCCACAAAATCTTCATAAACCCTATCGTAACCACGGAGTATAAGACGACGTTACCCGTTAACGTTGACGTTGTGGCCTCAAGTAAGGGTCTGCTTCTCCTTAACTTTGGTGAAGTTGTGGGTTTCTGTGTTTTCAATCCTCTAACTGGGGCGCATCAATTGATACCATACCCAAAGCCTACAAAAGATTATCGTACAAGAATTGGTAATGCATGCTTGGCGGTTGATTACCCTACTTCTGATCAATATAAACTGGTAACCATAGGGCAGCTGGGTGGAAAAGAAGGAGGGTATAAGTTTCAAGTATTTTCATCCGAGGGATCTGATGGTATGTGGCATAAATTCCAATTGAGAATGGACTTGAGCAATACTTTTAGTAATTTTCTCAGTTGTAACCCTGTTTATGTGAATGATTCCGTGCATTGGCTCAGAAATGATGGTCGTGTCGTTGCTTTTAATACAAAGAGAGAAGAGGCTACGGTTCTTGACCTACCTGAGTTCATCAATCATCATGATCCCATTCACGGTACCATTAAGCCTCGTTTCGATACATGGTTAGGGATAGCGCAAGGTTTACTTACCCTTATATGCCTTTTTAAGAAATCAACAGTCATTGCTTCTTATGATTATGTAACCAACAATTGGAGAGTTACTCATACTTCAGCCAACTTCATAAAGGGTGTGTCCCGGTTTCGCCATAATTTTGGTTTTCCAATCTGGATTGACAACAAACAAGTACTTTTCTTACTAGATCGTCGTCACGTGAAAGAGGTTCGACATTTGTACGAATATGATTCCGAGATGAACAGATATAAAATTGCAGCAGTTTTGGACAAAGACGATAGGGTAACTCTTTATCGCTTGCCTGCCTTCAGCCCAACATTAGCCAGTGTTCACAAGACTCTCTCAGCAGTCACAGTCACAGTGGACCTGAAACATCTATCAGCTATTACTGCAACCTTAGATGAACTCAAAAGATTTATTACTGAAGGCACCTGTTAA